The DNA region GTCAGGATACCCATGTTCAGGCTGTGTGCTGCTTCTTCTAGCGCTTTGTACTCTTCGTCATTTAAGACAGAAAGCATCAGTAGCACGGCATCAGCACTGTAATGACGCGCTAGATAAACTTGGTAGGTATCTACCATGAAGTCTTTACACAGAACGGGCTGTTTGACTTGACCACGCACTTGAGGAAGAAAGTCAAAGTTACCTTGGAAGTACTTTTCGTCTGTTAAGACTGAAATGGCATCTGCATGGTTGTTGTAAACCGATGCAATGTAATCCAAGTCGAAGTGATCACGAATCAAACCTTTAGAAGGAGATGCCTTCTTACATTCGGTGATGAATGCCGTCTTTTCGCCACTCAGAGCATCGTAGAAGCTGCGGTCCGATGGAAGCAAATCAGACTGAAATGTGCTTAGCGGTTGAGACACCTTACGGTCTGCTACCCACTGATATTTGTCGCGGACAATTTTCGCCAGTACTTCTGCCATTTCTGCTTCTTTCTTAGAAACGTGTTCAGACAGGTTGTTAGCTTGCTGAGTGTTGAAGTCAGTCATCTTCTTCAATTCCTTAAGCGTGTGCGGCAAGTTGTTGTACCAATTGGTACGCCTTGCCTGAATTCATTGCCTCAATCGCTTGTTGCGTGTTGGCTTTTAAATCTTCGTGGCCGAATAGACGCATTAGCAGAGCAACGTTCACCGCCACTGCGCCCAATTGTGCGTCTGTACCTTTACCCGTCAGAATATTGGTAATGATCGCTTTGTTTTCTTCAGGATCACCACCTTTGATCGCTTCTAGTGGGTGTGCTTCTAGACCGAAGTCTGCAGGCGTTAGTTTGTATTCTGTGATCTTACCGTCTTTGATTTCAGCAACGGTTGTTTCACCGTGAATTGCTACTTCGTCCAAACCACTGCCGTGTACTACTGCTGCGCGCTTCATACCCATTTGTAGCATGGTTTCTGCGATAGGACGAACCAGTTCTTCACTGTAAACGCCCATCAATTCGATGTTTGGACGAGCTGGGTTAATCAGTGGGCCAAGAATGTTAAAGATGGTGCGTGTTTTCATGGTTTGACGCACTGGCATCGCATGGCGCACACCACCGTGGTATTGAGGTGCAAATAGGAAAGCAACACCGATGTCGTCTACCGCTTTGCGCGTATCTTCTGCGCTCATTGCTAGATTGATACCAAATGAATCAAGAAGGTCAGAAGAACCAGATTTGCTCGAAACGCTGCGGTTACCGTGTTTCGCTACTTTTAGACCACATGCTGCAGCAACAAACGCCGCTGTGGTTGAAATATTGATGGTGTTGTGACCGTCACCACCTGTACCTACGATATCTGCGAAATCGTAATCTGGGCGAGGGAATGGGTTTGCATTTGCCAGCAGTGCTTTCGCCGCGCCTGCAATTTCATCTGGTGTTTCGCCTTTGATTTTTAGTGCAGTCAGTGCTGACGCCATCAAAATTGGGTCTAGTTCTCCACGGATAATGATGTCGAATAGCTGTTGGCTCTCTTCCTGAGTCAGCGATTCTTGCTCGTACAATTTGGTAATAATAGGGTTGATGATTGCTTCCATATTTCCTCTCCTAAATTTCTTATGTGCCAAGTGCTTTTTAAGCAGTGAGTGGGCTTGCTGAAGTTTGTTCTTCAAGTGCCCATTCAATGGCATTGGCCAACAGTGTTGCTCCGTAGGTCGTCATAATAGATTCCGGGTGGAACTGGAACCCGCAAACTTTATCTTCTTCATGTACAACAGACATTACCAAGTCATCCACTTCTGCTGTTATGGTTAGGCTCTCAGGAACCTTGGTAGCAACCAGCGAGTGGTAACGTGCAATTGCAAGTGGTGATGGTAGGTTTTGGTAAATCGCATGGTTTTGGTGCTCCATCATAGAGACCTTACCGTGAATGATTTCGCCTGCGCCAGCAACGGTGCCGCCGTACGCTTCAACAATCGCTTGGTGACCAAGACAAATGCCGATCATCGGAACTTTGCCTTTCATCAGTTGAATCAGTTCTGGCATTGAGCCTGCTTCTGACGGTGCACCAGGACCTGGTGATAGCAGAACCACTGGGTTTTCAAGCTCGTTTACCGCTTGTTCAATGGTTTGTGCTGGGATGTTGTTTCGGTAAATCTTGACTGAGTGACCTAGCGAGCGGAATTGATCCACAAGGTTGTAGGTGAACGAGTCAAAGTTGTCGATAAAAATGATATTAGCCATCTCTGAACCCTATTCCTTATTGTGACTTATGCGCTGCTTGGATAGCAGAGATTACCGCTTGTGCTTTACCGCGTGTTTCATCTGCTTCCGCTTGTGGATCAGAATCGAATACCACGCCAGCACCGGCTTGAACTTGAGCAATGCCGTTCTCAACGTACGCCGAGCGAATCACAATACAGGTGTCTAATGTGCCTTCACCGGTTAAGTAACCTACTGCGCCGCCGTAGCTACCGCGACGTGCGCCTTCGACATCGCGAATCAACTGCATCGCACGAATCTTTGGTGCGCCAGTGAGTGTGCCCATGTTCATACAAGCTTGGTATGCGTGCAGTGCGTCTAGGTCTTCACGTAGTTGACCGACCACACGAGATACCAAGTGCATCACGTGACTGTAGCGGTCCACTTTCAATAGGTCTGCCACGTGGCGAGTGCCAGCTTGAGCAATACGCGCTACATCGTTACGTGCTAAGTCAACCAACATCATGTGTTCTGCGTTTTCTTTCTTGTCGGTGCGCAGTTCAAGTTCGATACGGCTGTCTAAATCAAAGTCAATTTCACCGTTCGGACGTTTACCACGGCGACGAGTCCCCGCGATTGGGTAGATTTCAATTTGGTTGGTATCGGTTTCGTACTTAAGCGCGCTTTCTGGCGATGCTCCGAACAAAGTGAACAGCTCATCTTGCATGTAGAACATGTAAGGACTTGGATTGCTCTGTTTAAGTTCTTTGTAGGCTGCCAATGGAGAAGGGCAAGGTAGAGTGAATCGACGAGATGGTACGACTTGGAATACATCGCCTTTCACTACGTACTCTTTTAAGTCGCGAACGGTTTGGCAGAAGTCTGCATCAGACACGCTAGGTTCTACCGTTACTTCAGCGATTTGCTTTGCACTTGGCAACAGTTTTGGTGCCGCGCATTGAGCGCTGATTTCTGCAATGCGAGTCTCTAACGCTGTTTTCTCTGAACCATCAACAAACAACGTCGCTTGAAGCTGGCAAGATTCCGTTTGATGATCCACAACCAATAGTGTTTCCGCTACGTAGAAAACGTAATCTGGACATTGGTTGGTTGCTTCTGCATTGCCCAATGGTTCGAAGTTCGCAACTAAGTCGTAGGCAAATAGACCACCAAGGAAAATTGCGTGTTTGTCTTGCTCTGAGATATCGAAGCTGTGTTGAACCAAGCGAAGTGCATCAAAAGATGACGCTTCACGTAGACGAGAATCTTCATCCAGTGTGTCGCATGGTTGTGTAAATTCTAACGTTAATGTGTCAGCGTCAAATTGACGAGAGACATCACCACGGACGTTTTGGTTTAAGTGCGCTAGTAGGTTTTTGCCGTTATCCGTGAGGGCTTGCATGGTGACAGTGTGACCAAAGCAGACGATACGAACTGCCGAATCAACCAGTAACAGGGATTTCAAGTCTTGCTTTGAATCGATTTCAGCAGATTCCAGCAATAGGCTGTCAGTTTTGTTCTCACATAGCGTGTGGAACAACCGAGTCGGGTCTTGAGTATAAGGGACGGAAGCCGTTAGCACTTCAAGCTGTCCAAGTTTCTTAATTTCAATGGCCTTGTTCACAAGACCTCCTTATAGCTGTTTACATCTTCCTGCCGTACATAGTCGCATAAAGCAAACGTTCACCCAATCAAGTTTTGGTCATATTCGATGAATGTTTAAGCAGTTGAATGTGAGATGGACGACAAAACAAAAAGCCCGCTGAAGTAGCGGGCTTTGTGACATTTAATTCTCTAAACTAGAAGTACACGTTCGCCCACCAAGAACTTGTCCAAGTGCGCCACCAAGCAACGTCTGCGGAATTCATCTTATTCAGACGAACCGCAACTTTCGCTTTCTGGTTTTGGTTAAATTCTTGTAACATGGTGAGCCTTAAATAGGTACTTCGTATTTGTGTACTAGTTAACTAGTGCAGAGATAAAAAGTCAACCCCAAAACAGCATTAAAACGACAAAAAGATGAGAATTGATTTACACAGCCACACTACAGCCTCGGATGGTCGATTTGCACCGAGTGATTTGGTGGATCGGGCACTAAGTTTTGATATCGAGGTTTTGGCGATCACGGATCATGATACGGTTGACGGCTTAGCTCCGGCCAAGCAATACGTTGAAGAAAATAATCTGCCGCTCAAAATCATTAACGGTATCGAGCTCTCGACTGTTTGGCAGAACAAAGACATCCATATTGTGGGTTTGAATATTGATCCGGAAAGCCCAGCATTGGTTGAGTTAATTCAGCAACAGAAAACGCATCGCGTAGCAAGGGCGCAGCTGATTGCAGAGCGTCTACAGAAAGCCACTCGCGATGGGGTGCTCGAAGAAGTTCAGTTAATTGCCGGTGATGCGCCAATCACACGAGCTCACTTTGCTAAATGGCTTGTGGACAATGGCTACGCAAAGAACATGCAGATGGTGTTCAAGAAGTTTTTGACGCGTAACAATCCAGGTTATGTTCCACCAAACTGGTGTTCGATGAAAGACGCTGTCGACGCGATTCATGCCGCTGGTGGACAAGCGGTTTTAGCACATCCAGGGCGATATCAACTTACCGCCAAATGGGTGAAGCGAATGCTGGCTGCGTTTGTGGAGGCGGGTGGTGATGCTATGGAAGTGGCTCAGCCCCAACAAGCACAACAAGAAAGACGCAACTTGGCCGATTATGCTATACAATACAAACTATTAGCTTCTCAAGGCAGTGATTTTCACTATCCGTCACCGTGGATGGAGCTGGGAAGAAACCTCTGGTTGCCTGCGGGTGTAGAACCAGTTTGGAAAGATTGGGGTATTGATCCTTCGTTGAATGCTCAACCTGACGAAGTCGAAACGCCATAAAAAATATAGAGCCGAGAGGTTCGATAATGAGGAATTACAATGAGCCAGTTTTTTTACGTTCATCCAGAAAACCCACAGGCTCGCTTGATCAATCAAGCAGTAGCAATCATTCGTAACGGCGGTGTGGTGGTTTACCCAACCGATTCAGGTTACGCACTAGGCTGTCAATTGGAGAACAAGCAGGCGCTGGAACGAATTTGTCAGATCCGTCGTCTGGATGACAAGCATAACTTTACGTTGTTGTGTCGCGATTTGTCGGAGCTTTCTCTGTACGCACGAGTGGATAACTCGGCATTCCGACTACTGAAAAACAACACACCGGGTCCTTACACTTTTATCTTCAAAGGCACAAAAGAAGTGCCGCGTCGTTTGATGAACGCAAAACGCAAAACGATTGGTATCCGTGTTCCAGATAACCGTATCGCATTGGACTTATTAGAAGCGCTTGGCGAGCCGTTGATGTCAACATCGCTAATTTTGCCAGGTAGTGACGTGACGGAATCGGACCCTGAGGATATTCGTGACAAATTAGAGCACGCTGTTGATGTCATCCTTAACGGTGGGTATCTGGGTGAGCAACCGACAACAGTGATTGACTTTAGTGATGGTGAGCAAGTGATAGCGCGCGTAGGTTCTGGTGACCCAGCGCCATTTGAGTAAGCTCGTCAACTCAAAATCAAATACGAAATTAGCACAAAGCTAAATAAGAAAGGGAGGCGAAGACGCCTCCCTTTAATTTTTGAATCAATGAGTAGAAGTTCACATTCGCGGATTATGCGAAGTCAAAGATATCGATATTGTGGTGCTCAATGTAGTTCATGTAACCTGCATCAATACCTTTCAACGTTACTTCCACATTAAACTCGTCGCTAGAGAACACAGCCCAACCAAAGTCGTTGTAAGACAGCGTTAGG from Vibrio hyugaensis includes:
- the trpD gene encoding anthranilate phosphoribosyltransferase — encoded protein: MEAIINPIITKLYEQESLTQEESQQLFDIIIRGELDPILMASALTALKIKGETPDEIAGAAKALLANANPFPRPDYDFADIVGTGGDGHNTINISTTAAFVAAACGLKVAKHGNRSVSSKSGSSDLLDSFGINLAMSAEDTRKAVDDIGVAFLFAPQYHGGVRHAMPVRQTMKTRTIFNILGPLINPARPNIELMGVYSEELVRPIAETMLQMGMKRAAVVHGSGLDEVAIHGETTVAEIKDGKITEYKLTPADFGLEAHPLEAIKGGDPEENKAIITNILTGKGTDAQLGAVAVNVALLMRLFGHEDLKANTQQAIEAMNSGKAYQLVQQLAAHA
- a CDS encoding aminodeoxychorismate/anthranilate synthase component II, translated to MANIIFIDNFDSFTYNLVDQFRSLGHSVKIYRNNIPAQTIEQAVNELENPVVLLSPGPGAPSEAGSMPELIQLMKGKVPMIGICLGHQAIVEAYGGTVAGAGEIIHGKVSMMEHQNHAIYQNLPSPLAIARYHSLVATKVPESLTITAEVDDLVMSVVHEEDKVCGFQFHPESIMTTYGATLLANAIEWALEEQTSASPLTA
- a CDS encoding anthranilate synthase component 1, with translation MNKAIEIKKLGQLEVLTASVPYTQDPTRLFHTLCENKTDSLLLESAEIDSKQDLKSLLLVDSAVRIVCFGHTVTMQALTDNGKNLLAHLNQNVRGDVSRQFDADTLTLEFTQPCDTLDEDSRLREASSFDALRLVQHSFDISEQDKHAIFLGGLFAYDLVANFEPLGNAEATNQCPDYVFYVAETLLVVDHQTESCQLQATLFVDGSEKTALETRIAEISAQCAAPKLLPSAKQIAEVTVEPSVSDADFCQTVRDLKEYVVKGDVFQVVPSRRFTLPCPSPLAAYKELKQSNPSPYMFYMQDELFTLFGASPESALKYETDTNQIEIYPIAGTRRRGKRPNGEIDFDLDSRIELELRTDKKENAEHMMLVDLARNDVARIAQAGTRHVADLLKVDRYSHVMHLVSRVVGQLREDLDALHAYQACMNMGTLTGAPKIRAMQLIRDVEGARRGSYGGAVGYLTGEGTLDTCIVIRSAYVENGIAQVQAGAGVVFDSDPQAEADETRGKAQAVISAIQAAHKSQ
- a CDS encoding trp operon leader peptide, producing MLQEFNQNQKAKVAVRLNKMNSADVAWWRTWTSSWWANVYF
- the rnm gene encoding RNase RNM, whose translation is MRIDLHSHTTASDGRFAPSDLVDRALSFDIEVLAITDHDTVDGLAPAKQYVEENNLPLKIINGIELSTVWQNKDIHIVGLNIDPESPALVELIQQQKTHRVARAQLIAERLQKATRDGVLEEVQLIAGDAPITRAHFAKWLVDNGYAKNMQMVFKKFLTRNNPGYVPPNWCSMKDAVDAIHAAGGQAVLAHPGRYQLTAKWVKRMLAAFVEAGGDAMEVAQPQQAQQERRNLADYAIQYKLLASQGSDFHYPSPWMELGRNLWLPAGVEPVWKDWGIDPSLNAQPDEVETP
- a CDS encoding L-threonylcarbamoyladenylate synthase, with the protein product MSQFFYVHPENPQARLINQAVAIIRNGGVVVYPTDSGYALGCQLENKQALERICQIRRLDDKHNFTLLCRDLSELSLYARVDNSAFRLLKNNTPGPYTFIFKGTKEVPRRLMNAKRKTIGIRVPDNRIALDLLEALGEPLMSTSLILPGSDVTESDPEDIRDKLEHAVDVILNGGYLGEQPTTVIDFSDGEQVIARVGSGDPAPFE